TGAACACAGATTTAGATGGTCGCTAACATTTATCTGGCGTATGCATCTAAAAAAGCTGTTATAACTCTCATCACACCAATAGTCATCACCGGACTAAGATAATGTCTTGCTACTTATAATACCACAAGGCGAAATTTGCTACGGGACACTGAACTTTGCTGGTATTTGCCATTTCACACCGTTTCAGTATTTAGTCGCAAAACATTACAAATTTGTTGCCACATGACACTATAACCATTAGAATAATATTTTCTTAGATTTCATGTGAGAGAGTGTTCATGAAAAGATCATTTTGCCCTTCGGATCTGTAGCAGCAGTTTTGGCTTTGCAGGACCATTTTTCAATTTGATTATTccgaaaaaaatcaaattcgagaattttgttttccatttttttttcattcaccgGCGGATTTCAGAATTTCGAATTTCAAAATTTTCGTATAGCTCTGTATGTAGTGAAATTCGAGAATTTTCAAATTTTcagaatttcaaattttaaaaattgaaTGTTAAATTTcgaatttcagaatttttgtaTAGATATTCTGTATGTATGAAATTCAAAATTCTGAAATCCGCcggtgaatgaaaaaaaaaaatggaaaacaaattctcgaatttgattttttttgggaATAATCAAATTAAAAAATGGTCCTGCAAAGCCAAAACTGCTGCTACAGATCTGAAGggtgtaaggatcggtgacgtcataagaggggggggtgaattaggacacttaaaactaaactggctcaaaaaataacacaagataaacctatatcaatttctatctaaatgtgctctaggtttatctagcgtgtctactctaccgattaaggaaacttgcaacctatctagtaaggtaaattgcaagaatgtaaatgcggaagtgtaaagagggtagagagaacaaactcggcacaaggatttttatcccgtggtttcgatggcatgaaagccacccctagtccacgttggagctccacaaaggatatgctcccggtcggcacccggtcacggcctttgagccaccaagtcacaaagacaaggcctctacccggatgagccaccaaaccaccaaggcaaggtctcaccactagcctctcttccggttcctcgccgccgtgatcacttcggagcttgagccacaaaggcaagggtctccgcgtccccgcacaaataccttgccgcctctccacaccaagtcggagggtcaacaagcttaccggcgagtcaccaagactccaaggtgccggcgtaccacttggtacaagttaggatcactccttgatccactctctatgcagctatcaactagctacactctctctaggcctacaagcactaatcactctctaatggtgtgcttaatcgccttggatttgatcacttaagcactttggtggcttggatgtcttctcaagtgtacatgaacttctctggactccagcaccttcaaatgactgagtggaggagtatttatagcctcaaacccgccaactagccgttgccccaacggctcagaaaattgtgagcaccggataatcctgtgatgatagtagtacaagcaccggattatcctgtgagtacatcagagaaactagccgtgggaacccactcaaactcaactgtgagcaccggattatcctgtgatgagttagttaacaccggacaaaagcaccggattatcctatgcccataagttcattttggagctctctgcaaaaattagtccggtgagttcattttgtgagcaccggattatcctgtgaggcaccggacttatgttgatttgagcaccggagttatgttgatttgagcaccggatattcctctgaagcaccggagttatgttgattttgagcaccggattatcctgtgaggcaaatttcagcacaactgtattttgggcataacttttcgctccgaactccgattttgatgatcttgggctctattgaaagcttgtgaatagatctacaagattatacaaaaatccatcccatttgatcacatcaaaattcattgtgagcaccggataatccggtgaggcaaatttcagcacaactgtgTTTTGTATTTTGGGCACAACTTTttgctccgaactccgattttgatgatcttgggctctattgaaagcttgtgaagaactctacaaaattatacaaaaatccaacccatttgatcacatcaaaattcattgtgagcaccggataatccggtgaggcaaatttcagcacaactgtgttttgtattttgggcataacttttcgctccgaactccgattttgatgatcttgggctctattgaaagcttgtgaagaactctacaaaattatacagaaatccaacccatttgatcacatcaaaattcatggaacaagtccaattcattcctttctttgttccggcttcggtgacttctcttttgttgcatccatgagacctactaaagcatatacttgacaaacatgttagtcttattgactatgttgtcattaatcaccaaaatcacatacatgcccttatgtaatttaggcaatcaatctaagggcatgtttcctacaaAGGGTAAAATGGTCTTTTCATCAACACTCTCTCACATGAAATCTACGAAAATACTATTCTAATGGTTATAGTGTCATGTGGCAAAGAGCCATAAATTTGTAATGTCTTGTGGCTAAATACTGAAAGTTCGGTGTGAAATAACAAATACCAGCAAAGTTCAGTGTCCCGTGCAAATTTCACCATACCACAACATCGTCAAGGACATAAAAAAGGTGAAACATAACAGATGTACTATGAAGAACACAGACACAAGAGCACCCTAATATCAGAATGCTAGATCAACTAATACAATTGCCCCGATACCTTCCATGTGACGCCCGACTCCGCAACTGCTCCCGCTCTCGGCGCAGCGCCGCAACGGCCGCCCGAGATTGCGGACGCCCTCAACCGCATTCGCGAATCCCGCAACCACCACTCGTGTCTATACAATCCAAATCAAACCCCGCCGGGCCTCCTCTCACCATACCGCACCCAAAGTCTCACATCTCGTTGAGTTTCCTCCACCCGAGAGCGCttgcgccgccgccgaagcTCCGCTGCACCCCGTCACCGTCGTCGAGCTACTCCAGACTTCCCAACGCCGCCCGAGCCTTCTCCCGTGTTCGCCGTCCACACGTCGACGTCCCCGACCGATCTCCATCGAGTTCCGTTGCCACAGTCGAGCTCCTGCGATCGTCGAACCTCTACTGAGCCTGAGCGTCGTCGCCAAGCCTCCTCGAGCTTCCCCGACGCGCTGCAACTCGTCAAACGAGTTCATCGTCGATCCCCGGTGCTTTTTCGCTGCTCACCGTCGATGTTCGACCTGCGTCGCGCCATTCCCGTTGCCTTCGGCCATCCTCTGCCGTCGCTCAagctcgccgtcgtcgcccTCATACCGGAGAAGAGGTAGGCCCAACCTCAAACGTCCGATCTCTCGTAGATGGCCACGATTAGATCCAGTCGTACCCCTTCACGGGCCAATTAGATCGCGCCACATGTCCCCTTTGATGATTGGGATTATGTGAGCCATGTCAGCCGCCAAGTCAGCACGCCACGTGGGCGATTTTGTTCAATGTGGCAGTCCAGTCAGCCGATCAGAGCCGAGTCAGCAACCCGGTCAACACTGACGTCAGCGCTTACGCAATAACTCAGaatttcctttagaaaaataattcacgaAATAGATTTAATCcgaaaatatgttttcttttaatagaaaaattccaaaaaatagtttatgttataaataaatgcttttaataagTTTTGTTGCtcataaaattagttttaattctagaaaaatgcaaataaattccataaaattgttttaattagttttatgcTATACAATAATTctggaaaattttaaataaatgttttaggatatttaaaaattaggtttaattccagaaaaaatagtttttgttgtttttagtCGTTTTAAAAATTCGTTTAACCGTAGCTTTCGCGGCAttgctccgatttgggtgattctTGCGGTCAAATCTTTCAAAAATCATAATCAAGCCCGCCTTCGCGTTTGTTTGTTGCGTTAGCTTCATTTTGCGCTTGCTCTTAGTGTGTTGTTCTCTCCGCGTGTAGACGATCCTGTCCCAGAGCCATTCGAGAatattcaagatcaagatttcgacaacactgagtagcatttCGGAGAAGACAAGTGtacttgaacatcttgcacctatttttaggaatttatgttagttgtttatccttcattacacgcttgtctaaattggaaacctatgaatagggtttactgtTTTTTgtctgattatccttgtcgtcgttgatgagtcatgggaataAAAttgtagatatgctagtcgctgtcCTGGTTGGGTTagaagttaaacttgactaacgaTTATGTAACATgaatcgggtatggtaatttttCGTAGCAACATGaaatagggatcctaacaggatggttggtatgCGGATGGTGTATGAAGGTGCATGTGTTGTGGCGCACGATGGGAATGTATCTGTTcatgtgtggggtcctaaggaccggttcttggagcctgtaaccCGGCTGAACAGCgcaaccatgaggcttatatgggtacgatctgaccaattaattagatatcctCCTTATTATGTACGCACCAGTGGacagttgagtggcacaagaaggggcctctgcagtggatggaatccttGTTAGTGGTGAAATCTTAGTAGGTGCATATGAATTTGGAGgcactttgtaaaggccttCTAGTGAGACCCCagctctacaccccggaagtgtgaagcaaaacgggaatcatgactcgtgggtaaagtgtgcaaactctgcagagtataaaactgatcgatcagccgtgctcacaatCAAGAGCGGACTTGGATTTTTCTTGCTTAGTTGGGATCAAGGTACTAGTATGGATGGTCGGTTAagcaggtaatgggattacctggtgagttatggtagccggatatggaatatctggtgagtttagtagttggatggaatccgatgagttgtttctcttgtttaatttgtgtcttcacacttagtaaataggatgcctaattctgggagttataggttaaggttgcttagtgcagtaaaccagtgtctaaccttttctttaCTTAAGCCCTCATATCATACTtttctacacttgcggagtacgatatgtattCGCACTTGTTATTTCTAATAATAAATgttgctcagttggagaaggctACATGAAGATCAAGGAAGCTAAAGACTACAATGAAGACGGAACATCCtaggtcgcgttgcccccagtcgattgcctgtggtgtggcATGAAGCCTTCGTTGGAGTTTCATCTTGTTCTTCCGCTACCGTTTAAAAACTCTGATATCTGTTTCAATgaagttgttttgttcgatatagaactgtttATCACTGATGATGTCACCACATATATGGTGAAAcagatcctgacatacatgtggaatacaccTGGTTGTTCTTTTTCAAAAACTGGACGTGACATTCCACCACCTGCTTATATATACATGGTCCAGCTGTGCTACCAGATTACCCACAAAACTATTCCGTTATCTATACTAAGTATGTGCTACCAGATTACCCACAAAGCCATTCCGTTATCAATACTAACTAGTCAACTAAACCCCAAGCATGCACACACGTCTCAGAAACAACTTACAAAATACTTACAGCTTCCTCTAGCTCTACTCGAATCACCCAAGGCCAAGAAGAACTCACATCTTCCAAGTACTCAAATGTTACTATTAAAATAACCTCCCCTACACCAAAGAATGAGCATTGCCAACTCCCGAGGCACTATCCCCTGAGCTCCCCGACTCAGAACCTGTATAAGAAGGCAAATGGTAAACAGTGTAAAAGTTCCGGATCATGAAGAAGTTGGAATTTTTAAAGTACAAATAGTTGGCTTGATCATACCAGTGGACGATGAGCCGCTGCCGGAACCACCAGAGCCAATAGCAACCTCAGCATCCTTCTCAATCTCCATTGATTGGTAAGTGGCTGTTGGCATCTCATCTCCAATATCTATATACTCATCCACCTGCTCGGCCATTGTGGTACTCTTCACAGGGTTCTCACTCTCCTGTgaacaagaaaacaaacaagCCAACATGAGAAGCAAATTCTCACATCCTCTAGCTGCAACCAAGAACAACGCCTGCTGGTCCTATTGCCATTACCGTATCATCATTGTCAACCAATGTAGGCACAATGCCATTCACTGGCACAATACTGTCCTCAGCCACAACTGGATCGGTTATATCAGCAATGCCACCATTCGTCATCGCAGCCCGTTGACTCTTCTTGAGCGCTTTGTTGCAGTTGGTGACGAATCGATCAAGCTCCCACTGTGTCTCGACATCCATCTCATCAATATCCAGCTCAATCTCATCCCCAAGCATCTCTGGTTCCTATTCCTCTTCCGCACAATCTACAGCACATTATGCATCTTCTCTTCGGGCAAGCTCTCTAGCCCTAGCCTCAGCCTCAGCATGTCCTTCTCCTCCAGGCTCATCTCCCTCTTGTTAGGCTCCCTCGCCTTCGGCTTCCGCATCTTCATTGTGACGTCCGTTACTGTGCTGTCGGCCTGGCCCACCTTTCCCGCTCTCGAGGCCCAGCCGAAGCCCAgctcgctctctctccttctctctttggTAGCCCGGACCCGCCCGTCAgctccctccccttcctcccaCCACGCTCACGCACTCGCAACTCCACGACCAAAACCGCCGCCCACGCCCCCGCGCCCACGACTCCACAATGGATTTCTCCCCTGCACGCGCTATATAGATGTGCCTACAGCACACCGTGCCCCCATTCCGCACTCCGCTCACCCGCCCGAGAGACCGCAGCCCCGTCGCCGAGCCGCCATTGTCGCCTCAAAGCTCCGCCGCACGTCGTCTGTTGCGTCCGAGCTCTCCCCGGTGTCTCCGAGCTCGCCGTCGACTTCGCAGGAGCACGAGACATCCCTCCTGCCGCTCCTCGACACCGTCCCGCTGCTCGCCATTGATAGCCATTCCCGTTGCACCCCGAGGTCCGCTAACCATCTCTCCGGCATCGCAGGGTCCCATGGAAGCGTCTCCGACCGTCAATTTCGTGTCTCTATCACCATAGCCGTGCCTCCATCGAGCATTGACCGCTGCCGCCACTCttctccgtcgccgaccaccgccgAGACCTCTCCGGCCGCCGTGAAGCCCTCGGTGAGGATCCCCATTGCCTCCTCTTTCAGTTGCACCGTATCTCGTCGAGTTTGGTAGGCCGTAGCTCAATCCCGCGCTTCGCCGGTGATGTTCCGGCAATGTCCGAGGCGGCGCCGTCGTGTCCCCACCGTCGTCGACCACCCTTTCTCCCCCAACCATCATCGGTCGTTCGTTTTGTCACGTGCGGTCTAGATTAGAAGCCCGGATACCCTTTCATGTTTTAAATCTCAGCCGTCCAATCTAGATTGTGCGTCCTAGATTTAAATAACCAAATCCCAGTCAGCCTTGCCACATGTGCATGCCACGCGTGCACCTTCGTCCCACGCGGCACAACCACGTCACCCTTTTTGGCCCAATCAGCATGCGGACACAATAATTAggattttcaatacaaaaataattcctttattctctaaaattaggTCTTATTACAATCTAAAccctaaacttttctgttttcacaAAAGACCCTTGTCAGCCCTATTATTTTTACTTCTAGCCCCTTGTAGTTTTGTTTATTTGCATATAAGTCCATAActttttacaaataagtccctggaactttctatttttacaatttagtccttgtactttt
This genomic window from Phragmites australis chromosome 7, lpPhrAust1.1, whole genome shotgun sequence contains:
- the LOC133925619 gene encoding transcription factor GTE2-like — encoded protein: MLGDEIELDIDEMDVETQWELDRFVTNCNKALKKSQRAAMTNGGIADITDPVVAEDSIVPVNGIDQQALFLVAARGCENLLLMLACLFSCSQESENPVKSTTMAEQVDEYIDIGDEMPTATYQSMEIEKDAEVAIGSGGSGSGSSSTGSESGSSGDSASGVGNAHSLV